A part of Melittangium boletus DSM 14713 genomic DNA contains:
- the gluQRS gene encoding tRNA glutamyl-Q(34) synthetase GluQRS translates to MSLRGRFAPSPTGRIHLGNARSALLGWLQARAAGGRFLLRIEDLDRARCKPAFLEDLYRDLTWLGLDWDEPPLVQSQREDIYREALERLERMGRVYPCFCTRAEIARAASAPHGLSDEGPRYPGTCAPLAPEVREERARMRPPALRFQALPGEWCFEDGLHGPVCQDVATAVGDFVVRRNDGVASYQLAVVVDDAASGITDVLRGDDLLSSTPRQLQLYEALGVTPPRFWHVPLVLGEDGKRLAKREGAFAVAELRERGIAVERVLGLLAAWSGLGDGTPVTGDALIRRFRPELLPRTPVVAREELLKEALGLD, encoded by the coding sequence ATGAGTCTCCGCGGACGCTTCGCGCCCAGCCCCACCGGACGCATCCATCTCGGCAATGCCCGCAGCGCCCTGTTGGGCTGGCTCCAGGCCCGCGCGGCCGGAGGCCGGTTCCTGCTGCGCATCGAGGACCTGGACCGGGCCCGCTGCAAACCCGCCTTCCTCGAGGACCTGTACCGGGATCTGACCTGGCTGGGGCTGGACTGGGACGAGCCGCCCCTCGTGCAGAGCCAGCGCGAGGACATCTACCGAGAGGCGCTGGAGCGGCTTGAGCGCATGGGCCGCGTCTACCCGTGCTTCTGCACGCGCGCGGAGATCGCCCGGGCGGCGAGCGCGCCCCATGGGCTGAGCGACGAGGGCCCGCGCTATCCGGGCACCTGCGCGCCCCTGGCTCCAGAGGTCCGCGAGGAGCGCGCGCGGATGCGCCCCCCCGCCCTGCGCTTCCAGGCGCTCCCCGGTGAGTGGTGCTTCGAGGACGGGCTGCACGGCCCCGTGTGCCAGGACGTGGCCACGGCGGTGGGAGACTTCGTCGTGCGTCGCAACGACGGCGTGGCCAGCTACCAGCTCGCGGTGGTGGTGGACGACGCGGCCAGTGGCATCACCGACGTGCTCCGGGGAGATGACCTGCTCAGCTCCACGCCCAGACAACTCCAGCTCTACGAGGCGCTCGGCGTCACGCCCCCCCGCTTCTGGCACGTGCCCCTGGTGCTCGGGGAGGACGGCAAGCGGCTGGCCAAGCGCGAGGGTGCCTTCGCCGTGGCCGAGCTGCGCGAGCGGGGCATCGCCGTGGAGCGGGTGCTGGGGCTGCTCGCGGCCTGGAGTGGACTGGGCGATGGAACCCCCGTGACGGGCGACGCGCTCATCCGGCGCTTCCGACCCGAGCTCCTTCCGCGCACGCCCGTGGTGGCCCGGGAGGAACTCCTGAAGGAAGCACTGGGATTGGACTGA